From Panicum hallii strain FIL2 chromosome 2, PHallii_v3.1, whole genome shotgun sequence, a single genomic window includes:
- the LOC112881228 gene encoding glycine-rich cell wall structural protein-like — protein MLRLRLTVPSGRRRNALLLLLLLGIVSELSTVALANFGGRRFGHGWFDQKCWFGRYMKGGKGFGGGGGFGGGGGGGLGGGAGYGGGFGTGVGHGIGASGGGGLGGGGGGGLGGGHGGGFGHGGGVGIGGGAGGGLGGGGGGGLGGGFGSGAGAGNSFGGGLGGGGGFGGGVGGGLGAGVGSGVGGGFGGGGGAGGGLGGGGGMGGGGGGGLGGGGGGGLGGGGGGGAGGGFGGGVGGGSGAGGGLGGGGGGGFGGGGGGGLGGGGAGGGGGLGGGGGGGMGGGGGGGMGGGAGGGFGGGAGGGVGGGGGLGGGGGGGMGGGGGGGLGGGSGGGFGGGAGGGIGHGGGLGGGGGMGGGGG, from the exons ATGTTGCGCCTGCGCTTAACCGTGCCTAGTGGTAGACGCCGCAATGCGCTCttgcttctcctcctcctcggcaTCGTTTCTGAGCTGAGCACCGTTGCTCTGGCCAACTTTGGTGGTCGACGGTTTGGCCATGGATGGTTCGATCAGAAATGCTGGTTTGGCAGGTACATGAAAGGTGGCAAGGGCtttggaggaggaggtggttttggtggtggcggtggtggagggCTTGGCGGCGGTGCCGGCTATGGTGGTGGGTTTGGAACGGGTGTTGGCCATGGCATCGGTGCTAGTGGAGGAGGAGGTcttggaggaggaggtggtggcggacTAGGGGGAGGCCATGGTGGTGGGTTTGGTCACGGTGGTGGTGTAGGTATCGGCGGTGGTGCCGGAGGTGGGCTTGGAGGCGGAGGTGGTGGGGGACTTGGTGGTGGTTTCGGTAGTGGAGCAGGAGCGGGCAATAGTTTTGGCGGAGggcttggtggtggtggtgggttcGGAGGTGGTGTTGGCGGAGGCCTTGGTGCGGGTGTAGGAAGTGGTGTGGGTGGGG ggtttggaggtggaggtggagctGGGGGCGGccttggtggcggcggcgggatgggcggtggaggaggtggcggcctaggtggcggaggcggtggtggccttggaggtggaggtggaggtggtgcAGGAGGAGGCTTTGGTGGTGGTGTCGGTGGGGGGAGTGGTGCAGGAGGCGGGCTtggtggtggaggcggcggcggctttggaggaggaggcggtggtggaCTCGGGGGAG GTGGagcgggcggaggaggcgggcttggtggtggcggcggcggcggcatgggcggtggtggtggaggtgggaTGGGCGGTGGCGCCGGAGGAGGATTCGGTGgcggagcaggaggtggtgttggaggcggcggcggccttggtggaggcggcggcggcggcatgggcggtggtggaggcggtgggTTGGGCGGAGGCTCTGGCGGCGGGTTCGGCGGCGGAGCGGGCGGAGGAATCGGTCATGGCGGAGGTctcggcggaggcggcgggatgggtggaggaggcgga
- the LOC112883587 gene encoding DNA repair protein RAD16: protein MPRRAGNPSSGSSRGRRRRRDEEDEDELSSNTTSDSDFVADSEEEVGDDDEGFASDEDAPPAPAPAPAMAAPPPPPMLMPVPNRARNRGGQRRRGKKARDEDLPPLPWQVWEAANDRWLDEREKPPGHGGPPDDAGAAAAGAGAPVPTADPAPEVVLPLLRFQKEWLAWALAQEASVSRGGILADEMGMGKTIQAISLVLTARRLRPPGHHHSAASSSSSSAGRPMRQVGCTLVVCPVVAVIQWTEEIERHTASGSARVLIYHGAKRGTKKFDFNNYDFVVTTYSTIEADYRKHIMPPKIRCQYCDKLFYPNKLKVHLKYFCGPDAVRTEKQAKQQSKKWGGSRGKGKGSGHKKDGDEENKDFDELADEPVSQSRGQSPLHSVRWERIILDEAHFIKDRRCNTARAIFALESEYKWALSGTPLQNRVGELYSLIRFLQIFPYSNYFCKDCNCEILDTSMKKQCDCGHSSVRHFCWWNKYIARPIQWGSASDEGKRAMMLLKEKVLKGIVLRRTKKGRAADLALPPKIVTLRRDSFDKNEMEFYEALYTQSVTQFDSYVVAGTLMNNYAHIFDLLTRLRQAVDHPYLVAYSKTAGPREGFKNEGNESMESQCGICHNVAEDVVVTSCDHAFCKTCLMDYSATLGNVSCPSCSVPLTVDLTTKGSVGKVTPSVKGRKRSGILSRLASLEDFKTSTKIDALREEIRNMIEHDGSAKGIVFSQFTSFLDLIQFSLEKSGIKCVQLNGAMNITEKGRAIDNFTNDPDCRIFLMSLKAGGVALNLTVASHVFVMDPWWNPAVESQAQDRIHRIGQFKPIKSTRFVIKDTVEERILQLQEKKQLVFEGTVGDSPDAMSKLTEADLKFLFQI, encoded by the exons ATGCCGCGCCGAGCCGGGAACCCCTCCTCCG GATCCagccgcggccggcgccgccgccgcgatgaggaggacgaggacgagCTCTCCTCGAACACCACCTCCGACTCCGATTTCGTCGCCGActccgaggaggaggtgggggaCGACGACGAGGGGTTCGCGTCCGATGAGGAcgcccctcccgcgcccgcgcccgcgcccgcgatggcggcgccgccaccgccgccgatgCTGATGCCGGTGCCGAATCGGGCGCGGAACCGGGGTgggcagaggaggagggggaagaAGGCGAGGGACGAGGACCTGCCGCCCCTGCCGTGGCAGGTGTGGGAGGCGGCCAACGACAGGTGGCTCGACGAGCGGGAGAAGCCCCCCGGCCACGGCGGGCCCCCCGACGACGCCGGGGCCGCGGctgcgggggcgggggcgcccGTGCCCACCGCGGACCCGGCCCCGGAGGTGGTGCTCCCGCTGCTGCGCTTCCAGAAGGAGTGGCTCGCCTGGGCGCTGGCGCAGGAGGCCTCCGTCTCGCGGGGCGGCATCCTCGCCGACGAGATGGGGATGGGGAAGACCATCCAGGCCATCTCGCTCGTCCTCACCGCGCGCCGCCTCCGGCCCCCGGGCCACCACCACTCCGCggcatcctcctcctcatcctcaGCGGGGCGCCCGATGCGACAGGTCGGGTGCACGCTGGTCGTCTGCCCGGTTGTGGCCGTCATCCAGTGGACAGAGGAGATCGAGCGGCACACCGCCAGTGGCAGCGCGCGCGTGCTAATCTACCACGGCGCCAAGCGGGGCACGAAGAAGTTCGACTTCAACAACTACGACTTCGTCGTCACCACCTACTCCACCATCGAGGCGGACTACCGGAAGCACATCATGCCACCCAAGATCCGGTGCCAATACTGTGACAAATTGTTTTACCCCAACAAGCTGAAGGTGCACTTGAAGTATTTCTGCGGACCTGATGCCGTGCGCACAGAGAAGCAGGCGAAGCAGCAGAGCAAGAAGTGGGGCGGCAGCaggggaaagggaaagggaAGTGGTCATAAGAAGGACGGTGATGAGGAGAATAAGGATTTTGATGAATTGGCTGATGAACCAGTCAGCCAGTCAAGGGGTCAGTCGCCTCTGCACTCTGTACGGTGGGAGCGGATCATCTTGGATGAG GCTCACTTCATAAAAGATAGACGGTGTAATACTGCAAGGGCTATTTTTGCATTAGAGTCAGAATACAAGTGGGCTCTGAGTGGGACACCTTTGCAGAACCGCGTTGGAGAACTTTACTCACTT ATTCGCTTCTTGCAAATCTTCCCCTATTCGAACTATTTCTGCAAGGACTGTAACTGTGAGATACTAGATACCAG TATGAAGAAACAGTGCGACTGTGGTCACTCATCTGTTAGGCACTTCTGCTGGTGGAATAAG TACATAGCGAGGCCAATACAGTGGGGTTCAGCAAGTGATGAAGGCAAAAGAGCCATGATGCTTCTGAAGGAGAAAGTTCTGAAAGGCATAGTGTTAAGGCGCACCAAAAAAGGCCGGGCTGCAGATCTTGCTCTCCCACCAAAGATT GTGACATTGAGGCGGGACTCTTTTGATAAAAACGAAATGGAATTCTATGAAGCTTTGTATACTCAAAGCGTCACACAGTTTGATTC ATATGTAGTTGCTGGAACACTGATGAACAACTATGCTCATATCTTCGATCTTCTCACGAGGTTGAGACAG GCTGTTGATCATCCTTACCTTGTAGCATATTCTAAGACAGCAGGACCTCGTGAAGGATTTAAAAATGAAGGAAATGAGTCCATGGAAAGCCAATGTGGTATATGTCATAATGTGGCTGAAGATGTCGTG GTTACCTCTTGTGATCATGCATTCTGCAAGACTTGTTTGATGGACTACTCTGCAACTTTGGGGAATGTTTCATGTCCATCCTGTTCAGTACCTCTTACTGTCGACTTAACAACAAAAGGTTCAGTTGGAAAAGTAACTCCTAGTGTCAAGGGTCGCAAACGCTCTGGAATACTGAGCAGACTAGCAAGCCTTGAGGATTTTAAGACAAGTACAAAAATTGATGCCTTG AGAGAGGAGATACGAAACATGATTGAGCACGATGGCTCTGCCAAAGGGATTGTGTTCAGCCAGTTCACATCATTCTTGGATCTGATTCAATTCTCCCTGGAGAAG TCCGGCATCAAGTGTGTCCAGCTGAATGGGGCCATGAACATTACCGAGAAGGGAAGAGCCATAGACAACTTCACCAATGACCCAGACTGCAGGATCTTCCTGATGAGCCTGAAAGCTGGAGGAGTAGCTCTGAATCTCACTGTTGCATCTCAT GTTTTCGTGATGGACCCTTGGTGGAATCCAGCGGTCGAGAGCCAAGCCCAGGATCGCATCCACCGAATCGGACAGTTCAAGCCAATCAA GAGCACGAGGTTTGTGATCAAAGACACCGTCGAAGAGCGCATACTGCAGCTGCAAGAGAAGAAGCAGCTGGTGTTCGAAGG CACCGTGGGCGACTCGCCGGATGCCATGTCGAAGCTCACAGAGGCCGACCTCAAGTTTCTGTTCCAGATCTAA